Part of the Bacillus cabrialesii genome is shown below.
ATCACCTTCTCTTTCATCAGTCACTAAGAGATTATTCCCTGCTGGTATATATTTTAAAATAAAAGATGAAAAAGGAATCTAAAAAACCGCTGATTGTTAGGACGATGTAAAGTGACAGTAAGGATCGTAGAAAATGTCTTCGATATGTAATCGCGCTGAAATTTTCTGAAATTTATAGGGCGAATGAAGGAAGTTCCCGCATTTTGTAGAAATATTGAGGGATAGGTTTTGAAGAAGGAGTGTACAAGCATGGAAACTCTTGGTGTCCAGGATAATTCGGAGCTGCAGGAAGAACTGAAGCGTCTCAAAGAAGAAAATGCCCGGCTGAAAAAGGAATTGAATCAGCATCAAGTGATTGTCAACAATACGCTCGATGCTATTTTTATATGTGATAATGAAATGCGAATCGTTCAAGCGAATGAAGCGACAGAGAGGATGCTTCAAGTTGATGCGGAAGATTTGAAAAAGCGTTCCGTTTTGGATTTTTTGTTTTCAGTCCCAAAGGATGAATTGAATCTTGCCGTAAAGAAGTTTTTAAAAAAAGGCTTCCTGTGGAAGGAGGTTCCGATCAGGCTTGATGGCGGTGCGACAAAATACATAGAGTTTCTGGCCAAAAGAGGGATCGGCGAGGATTTCTTTTTTGTTGTCATGAGAGATATATCATCAAAGAAGATTCTGGAGCGGGAATTCTCTATGAATGAACAGCTTTTTAAAGACTTGTTTGACAGGGCTGTTGACGGAATCGTCCTGTTTGATAAAGACGGCGGTTTTATCGATGCCAATTTATCCTTCTGTAAAAGCTTTGAAATCAATCATAATGAGCTGTCTCATTTATCGTTGTATAAGTTCATAGACAGCGGCTCACGAAAAGATTTCGACAACACTTGGAAGACCCTCAACCGTAAGGGAAAAGCGAAGGGGGAGCTTCCCGTCAAGCTTCGTTCAGGCGTTCAAAAGCTATTTGAATTTACGATTACCTCAAACATCATCAGCGGGTTTTATATGTCTATTATGAGGGATATCACAGAGAAGCGGTCTATGGAGCTGCAGCTCTTTAAAAGCGAGGAGCGCTTCAGAGAAATATTTGAAAATGCGATGGATGCCATTATCATCTGGTCGAATGACGGAAGAATCGTGAAAGCGAATCAGTCAGCCTGTAAAATCTTTGAGCTGCCGATGAATTTGCTGTTGAAAAGAAGGCTGTGTGATTTTCTCGTTGATTCGCAGCAGAAATACAGCCTAACGAAAAGGAAATACGCAAAATACGGAGAGATCAGAGAAGAGCTACTGTTTCAAATGGGGAACGGGCAGTTCAAAGAACTCGAATTCACTTCAAAGCGGACAATACTTGAAAACCAGCACTTGACGATTTTGAGAAATGTCAGCGACAGAAAGCGGATGGAAAAGGAGCTTCGGGAAAGTGAACTGAAATTCAGAAAAGTGTTCAACGGCTCAATGGATGGCAATGTATT
Proteins encoded:
- the kinE gene encoding sporulation two-component system sensor histidine kinase KinE, giving the protein METLGVQDNSELQEELKRLKEENARLKKELNQHQVIVNNTLDAIFICDNEMRIVQANEATERMLQVDAEDLKKRSVLDFLFSVPKDELNLAVKKFLKKGFLWKEVPIRLDGGATKYIEFLAKRGIGEDFFFVVMRDISSKKILEREFSMNEQLFKDLFDRAVDGIVLFDKDGGFIDANLSFCKSFEINHNELSHLSLYKFIDSGSRKDFDNTWKTLNRKGKAKGELPVKLRSGVQKLFEFTITSNIISGFYMSIMRDITEKRSMELQLFKSEERFREIFENAMDAIIIWSNDGRIVKANQSACKIFELPMNLLLKRRLCDFLVDSQQKYSLTKRKYAKYGEIREELLFQMGNGQFKELEFTSKRTILENQHLTILRNVSDRKRMEKELRESELKFRKVFNGSMDGNVLFDNQYRIIDANPLASNILGLSHEEIKKHSLLDIISSYEIENLASPARQINFDEMDNEIPFLLSSRDNRKLEFSFKRNIIQNMNLAIFKDVTERKELEERLRKSDTLHVVGELAAGIAHEIRNPMTALKGFIQLLKGSVEGDYALYFNVITSELKRIESIITEFLILAKPQAIMYEEKHVTQIMRDTIDLLNAQANLSNVQMHLDLIDDIPPIYCEPNQLKQVFINILKNAIEVMPDGGNIFVTISTLDHDHILISLKDEGIGMTEDKLKRLGEPFYTTKERGTGLGLMVSYKIIEEHQGEIMVESAEGKGTVFHLTLPVRQNAEERRIDE